A section of the Candidatus Nezhaarchaeota archaeon genome encodes:
- a CDS encoding DUF2258 domain-containing protein — MQLSTGLVIAGGYADKVKKAMFAQLREEISRGGVDQREVAKATAELNRLLYKVIVDKLKSDKGDVVRARVDYDVVDGKIELKLGSLKVEYFKRVPDEEVAKIVEEAVAEYEREREAAFEVEEVATTAIGDRLFRVLLMGREVGVIVATPLDDGTVLRGSLLEPRPVILRGRLPVSENLEEALRRQLPSLVAASKEVSVKEASSAVEKLKALASS; from the coding sequence ATGCAGCTTAGTACAGGCCTCGTAATAGCTGGGGGGTACGCAGACAAGGTGAAGAAGGCCATGTTCGCCCAGCTGAGGGAGGAGATCTCTAGGGGAGGGGTGGATCAAAGAGAGGTGGCTAAAGCTACGGCTGAGCTAAACCGGCTCCTCTACAAGGTGATAGTTGACAAGCTGAAGTCCGACAAAGGCGACGTGGTTAGGGCGAGGGTAGACTACGACGTGGTCGACGGCAAGATAGAGCTTAAGCTAGGCTCGCTCAAGGTGGAATACTTTAAGCGCGTGCCTGACGAGGAGGTCGCTAAGATAGTTGAAGAGGCTGTAGCTGAGTATGAAAGGGAAAGAGAGGCGGCCTTCGAGGTGGAGGAGGTGGCCACTACTGCTATTGGCGACCGGCTGTTTAGAGTCCTACTTATGGGGAGGGAGGTGGGGGTTATTGTCGCCACTCCTCTAGACGACGGAACCGTACTCAGAGGCTCCCTACTAGAGCCTAGGCCGGTGATATTGAGAGGTAGGCTACCCGTCTCTGAGAACTTAGAGGAGGCCTTGAGGAGGCAGCTACCTTCTCTAGTAGCGGCTAGTAAGGAGGTAAGCGTCAAAGAAGCCTCGAGCGCGGTGGAGAAGCTTAAGGCATTAGCGAGTAGCTAG
- a CDS encoding metallophosphoesterase produces the protein MSRLLVGLVSDTHDRLEAIRRAVEVFNEASVGLVLHAGDYVAPFTALAFKGLRCRLIGVYGNVDGDRELLKERYAELGEIRGLLATLELEGVRIALLHGSPLELVEALAKCRDYDVVVHGHTHRPRAEKVREALVVNPGEACGYLTGRATVALLELPSLKVEHLELATR, from the coding sequence GTGTCCAGGTTGCTCGTGGGCCTAGTCTCAGACACTCACGACAGGCTGGAGGCGATTAGGAGGGCCGTTGAGGTATTCAACGAGGCGAGCGTGGGCTTAGTACTCCATGCAGGGGACTACGTGGCCCCGTTTACTGCGCTCGCCTTCAAGGGCCTGCGCTGCCGCCTCATTGGCGTCTATGGAAATGTGGATGGAGACAGGGAGCTCCTGAAGGAGCGCTACGCTGAGCTTGGGGAGATTAGGGGCCTACTGGCCACGCTCGAGCTGGAGGGGGTGAGGATAGCCCTCCTACACGGCTCCCCGCTCGAGCTCGTGGAAGCATTGGCTAAGTGCAGGGACTACGACGTAGTGGTCCACGGGCACACCCATAGGCCCAGGGCTGAGAAGGTGCGCGAGGCGCTAGTAGTGAACCCTGGGGAGGCCTGCGGCTACTTGACGGGGAGGGCCACGGTGGCCCTCTTAGAGCTACCGAGCCTTAAGGTGGAGCACTTAGAGCTAGCTACTCGCTAA
- the hypA gene encoding hydrogenase maturation nickel metallochaperone HypA yields the protein MHELSVVQSMLSAALDVARSRGAVKVLAVTIRIGELTHLNPEQLKLAFEALAEGTEAQGAELIVEVVKAKVKCRSCGYEGPPSPIGGPAAQLVIPLAKCPACERLEVEVVAGRECALASIKIRV from the coding sequence TTGCACGAGCTCTCGGTGGTGCAGTCTATGCTGTCTGCGGCGCTAGACGTAGCTAGAAGTAGGGGGGCTGTTAAGGTGCTAGCTGTTACCATAAGGATCGGCGAGCTAACGCACCTAAACCCAGAGCAGCTCAAGCTCGCCTTTGAGGCCTTGGCCGAGGGGACGGAGGCTCAGGGCGCGGAGCTTATCGTAGAGGTGGTTAAGGCCAAGGTTAAGTGTAGGAGCTGCGGCTACGAGGGGCCTCCTTCGCCAATCGGTGGGCCCGCCGCTCAGTTAGTGATCCCTCTAGCTAAGTGCCCTGCGTGCGAGAGGCTAGAAGTAGAGGTAGTAGCTGGGCGGGAGTGCGCCCTCGCCTCGATTAAGATCAGGGTGTAG
- a CDS encoding MFS transporter gives MYASNLTCAFGDGLLLYLVPYYVAKHLGASAVEVGTLYTASFLASAVTLLAGGVLADRYDRKKVILVGWLSWLPAPLLFSLAEDWGQMLIGMVLWGFWLSGPAYTAYVLSSTSSDRLATTFATLSSSWSLGYAFSPAVGGALAEALGIKAVFYAAFTLYAASCLMLAPISSQPPPRPLREGCVFKDMFKSKGFLALLALFSSISFINSMFHQLIPVFLTEAYSYTSFQVGLVGSASFIGSATLGVALGRLGDKYGRRYALTTSLLLCSSSLALLMLTGSLYVLLAAALLLGASYATWPLMSATVGPLAPRHARARWMSISQAVTMLSSFPAPYVGGLIYKGSPYALFAASMAALLSISLLLLGPLRKHVEQEAPQRWAAAL, from the coding sequence ATTTACGCGTCCAACCTTACGTGCGCCTTCGGGGACGGCCTCCTCCTCTACTTAGTGCCCTACTACGTAGCTAAGCACCTAGGGGCCAGCGCTGTAGAAGTAGGGACGCTTTACACTGCCTCGTTCCTAGCCTCAGCGGTAACCCTCCTAGCTGGAGGCGTGTTGGCAGATAGGTACGATAGGAAGAAGGTCATCCTGGTTGGATGGCTCTCCTGGCTCCCAGCCCCTCTCCTATTCTCACTCGCAGAGGACTGGGGGCAGATGCTAATAGGCATGGTCCTCTGGGGGTTTTGGCTCAGCGGCCCCGCCTACACAGCCTACGTCCTATCCTCTACTAGTAGCGATAGGCTGGCCACCACCTTCGCAACCCTCTCATCCTCATGGTCGTTGGGCTACGCCTTCTCCCCGGCCGTAGGCGGGGCTCTAGCTGAGGCCCTGGGGATTAAGGCAGTCTTCTACGCAGCCTTTACGCTCTACGCTGCCTCGTGCTTAATGCTGGCGCCCATAAGCAGCCAGCCCCCTCCTAGGCCGCTGAGGGAGGGCTGCGTGTTCAAGGATATGTTTAAGTCTAAGGGCTTCCTCGCCCTCTTAGCCCTCTTCTCCTCGATCTCCTTCATCAACTCCATGTTCCACCAGCTCATCCCCGTCTTCCTCACGGAGGCCTACTCCTACACAAGCTTCCAAGTAGGGTTGGTAGGCTCAGCCTCGTTCATAGGCTCAGCTACGCTAGGAGTAGCTCTAGGTAGGCTGGGGGATAAGTACGGGAGGAGGTACGCCTTAACGACCTCCCTGCTCCTCTGCTCCTCCTCGCTAGCCTTGCTAATGTTGACGGGGAGCCTCTACGTACTATTAGCAGCGGCCCTACTTCTAGGCGCCTCCTACGCGACGTGGCCGCTGATGAGCGCCACCGTAGGGCCCCTCGCACCGAGGCACGCGAGGGCGAGGTGGATGTCTATTTCGCAGGCTGTTACTATGCTCTCCTCCTTCCCAGCTCCGTACGTAGGAGGCCTTATCTACAAAGGCTCTCCTTACGCCCTCTTCGCCGCCTCCATGGCCGCGCTGCTCTCAATATCCCTGCTCCTCCTCGGGCCGCTTAGGAAGCACGTTGAGCAAGAGGCTCCTCAACGCTGGGCCGCTGCTCTATGA
- the ilvN gene encoding acetolactate synthase small subunit, whose product MGVRQVALSTKHVILAFVEDKPGVLHRVSSLIRRRGFNIDTITVGATEVEGVSRITMTMTGDEKAVEQVVKQLAKLIDVVKISRLRPESAVVRELAMVKVHTPNSSARTDVMQFVEIFRGHVVDVSPESLTIELLGDPDKVDAFIDIMRRYGIKELARTGVVAMQREKASP is encoded by the coding sequence GTGGGGGTGAGGCAGGTGGCGCTGAGCACTAAGCACGTAATCTTAGCGTTTGTCGAAGATAAGCCAGGAGTCCTCCATAGAGTGTCCTCGCTGATCAGGAGGAGGGGGTTTAACATAGACACGATAACCGTGGGTGCTACTGAAGTAGAGGGGGTGTCGAGGATAACTATGACCATGACCGGGGACGAGAAGGCGGTGGAGCAGGTAGTTAAGCAGCTAGCGAAGCTAATAGACGTAGTGAAGATAAGTAGGCTTAGGCCGGAGTCGGCGGTAGTGAGGGAGCTGGCCATGGTGAAGGTGCACACCCCGAACTCGTCGGCGAGGACGGACGTAATGCAGTTCGTGGAGATCTTTAGGGGCCACGTAGTCGACGTATCGCCTGAGAGCTTAACAATAGAGCTCCTAGGAGACCCCGATAAGGTGGACGCCTTCATAGACATAATGAGGCGCTACGGCATTAAGGAGCTAGCTAGAACTGGCGTAGTGGCAATGCAGAGGGAGAAGGCGTCTCCTTAG
- the ilvB gene encoding biosynthetic-type acetolactate synthase large subunit — MRATGAKAAVEVLRRERVEVIFGIPGGATLPLHDELRVAVEEGWLRYILGRHEQCVAHMADGYARASGKVGVCTATSGPGATNLVTGITNAYMDSSPIVAITGQVPRFMIGRDAFQEADIVGITTPITKYTFQPRSAQEVPVALKAAFQIATTGRPGPVLVDLPRDVQTEEGELEVPDRVEIRGLKVITKPPHPLQVRKAAELLLKAEQPVIIAGGGVTISGASKELLELAEGFMMPIVTTLMGKGSVPENHPLCLGMIGMHGRGEANAAVTKADVILAVGTRFSDRSIGRLDTFARQAKVIHIDVDPAEIGKNVKVDVPIVADAKAALAALKEAMASASARKAEESAWIKKLKELRERFKDLYEASGEGIKPPRIVKLLRRLLPRDAILTTGVGQNQMWAAINFEVYEPRTFITSGGLGTMGFGFPAALGAKVAKPDRVVVDLDGDGSFLMTEQDLATSVTENIPVVVVVLNNSSLGMVRQWQDLLFGGRHIAIDLKSVPDFVKLAEAFGAHGVRVGSYEEFEAAVKEAMRVEVTTVIDVPVSPEEKVFPMVLPGRDLSEITWG, encoded by the coding sequence GTGAGGGCTACCGGGGCTAAGGCTGCAGTCGAGGTGCTCCGTAGAGAGAGGGTTGAGGTCATCTTCGGTATACCTGGGGGGGCTACGCTTCCCCTGCACGACGAGCTTAGGGTGGCGGTTGAGGAGGGGTGGCTGCGCTACATACTGGGCCGGCATGAGCAGTGCGTAGCCCACATGGCTGACGGGTACGCAAGGGCTAGTGGGAAGGTGGGCGTCTGTACAGCCACCTCCGGGCCGGGGGCCACTAACTTAGTCACTGGGATAACTAACGCGTACATGGACAGCTCCCCCATCGTAGCCATCACTGGCCAGGTGCCGAGGTTTATGATAGGGAGGGACGCTTTCCAAGAGGCAGATATCGTCGGGATAACTACGCCGATAACGAAGTATACCTTCCAGCCCCGCTCAGCTCAAGAAGTACCCGTGGCGCTAAAGGCAGCCTTCCAGATAGCTACTACAGGAAGGCCTGGCCCAGTACTAGTAGACCTCCCTAGGGACGTGCAGACAGAGGAGGGGGAGCTTGAGGTCCCAGATAGGGTTGAGATTAGGGGGCTTAAGGTCATAACTAAGCCCCCGCACCCCCTGCAGGTCAGGAAGGCCGCGGAGCTTCTACTGAAGGCTGAGCAGCCCGTCATTATAGCGGGGGGCGGCGTTACGATATCTGGCGCGTCGAAGGAGCTGCTCGAGCTAGCCGAGGGCTTCATGATGCCGATCGTGACCACGCTAATGGGGAAGGGGTCCGTCCCAGAGAACCATCCCCTCTGCTTAGGAATGATAGGGATGCATGGGAGAGGCGAGGCGAACGCCGCGGTGACGAAGGCGGACGTAATACTGGCCGTGGGCACTAGGTTCTCAGATAGGTCTATTGGGAGGCTGGACACCTTCGCTAGGCAGGCCAAGGTAATACACATAGACGTAGACCCGGCTGAGATAGGGAAGAACGTGAAGGTAGACGTGCCGATAGTCGCCGACGCTAAGGCGGCCCTGGCGGCCTTGAAGGAGGCCATGGCCTCCGCGTCGGCTAGGAAGGCTGAGGAGTCGGCTTGGATTAAGAAGCTCAAGGAGCTAAGGGAGAGGTTTAAAGACCTATACGAGGCTAGCGGCGAGGGGATAAAGCCCCCTAGGATCGTTAAGCTCCTCCGCAGGCTCCTGCCGCGCGACGCTATCCTAACGACTGGGGTAGGGCAGAATCAGATGTGGGCCGCGATTAACTTCGAGGTCTACGAGCCGAGGACCTTCATAACCTCCGGCGGCCTGGGAACCATGGGCTTCGGCTTCCCAGCTGCGCTAGGAGCTAAAGTAGCTAAGCCAGACAGGGTGGTAGTAGACCTCGACGGAGACGGCAGCTTCCTTATGACTGAGCAGGACCTAGCTACTAGCGTCACTGAGAACATACCAGTGGTGGTGGTCGTGCTCAATAACTCCTCGCTGGGGATGGTGAGGCAGTGGCAAGACCTACTGTTCGGGGGGAGGCATATAGCGATCGACCTTAAGTCCGTGCCCGATTTCGTTAAGCTAGCCGAGGCCTTCGGGGCCCATGGGGTGAGGGTGGGCTCCTATGAGGAGTTCGAGGCCGCTGTTAAGGAGGCCATGAGGGTGGAGGTGACTACAGTAATAGACGTCCCGGTCAGCCCTGAGGAGAAGGTGTTCCCCATGGTCCTACCTGGCAGGGACTTAAGCGAGATCACGTGGGGGTGA